From Atribacterota bacterium, one genomic window encodes:
- a CDS encoding EAL domain-containing protein: MESFGGSLLALASFASFSVAYFLAVYLVSHFRRDPELYFAHGMFMCFALWAFGFAMVQVASSYERAFFWVRVAAVGRTIGCSLFLHWVLTVSQSRWLKNRWFPVWLYLPAGVNILVFGFWSGVSEALYRFEKTPFGWVALPAPHFWNDFYSGYVAVYILLGVMLLFGWGKRAKEARIRRQAYAIASAILVVFIVAWTMDRIVAVFFRVHYPPVAPILILFPFIVIYVTMFRRQVFFSLPTRSEGAQKGEILDRLEKIRLYSFLSLVYVLDGVAYVLYTHLVLRYPLETAFPWGALFILLGMAVHYLGTLNVEETVRDLLYVGLVSFIALLLAPRVHFLGEVLYASFFFTAVVVAVLLSNPFLFVLQGALMGGILLFLWRWSLPFLPADGLVNFQTLLFSFLLFFVLSLYVHRVYRRRLRQSQIQLEREQVVGTLSTLLADLNYADFEQGFPRVLQAMGYSGCFHRSSFFLFSPVGKELMEVSRWCYGEGCPKGFPDFSGFALLLEKGKGGEGFTVDFSGTPLEREFLSQVGVETVFLQPVKRGGEILGFLGCGIKNGSSRESSCPDLIRVLSHRMTDAFMRIIQEKHLHHAILYDSLTGLPNRILFGEHLEKAIQLARRTGKVLGILLLDLDDFKTINNSEGHEVGDRLLQHLAHRLMRCVREQDTVARFGGDEFLVLFPQLDYLEEVLPVVERILASFRQPFVLEDQEFFLTASIGIAQYPKDGETPQDLIKNADLAMYVAKGQRGNGYAFCSLEIREQALAQKNLIIGLYRALERKEFLLYYQPQVNARRGNIVGVEALLRWNHPQMGIVLPRTFVPLAEQTGLMVPIGEWVLQVSCAQVVRWQKESAFPLRLSVNLSTTQLRDAELVRKVERILTETDFDPRYLDLEITETMFLHDPEHTSQILHALRRLGVGVTLDDFGVEYSWFTRLKTLPVDRIKIDRSFLKDFPDNPNHQELVRGIIRMARSLNIQVIAEGVETEEQVVFLLKEGCETVQGFYYYQPLPPKELERILVSPWKL, translated from the coding sequence GTGGAGTCGTTTGGAGGAAGCCTTCTGGCCCTGGCTTCATTTGCTTCTTTCAGTGTGGCCTATTTTCTGGCTGTGTACCTCGTAAGTCACTTTCGGAGAGACCCAGAGCTCTACTTTGCCCATGGGATGTTCATGTGCTTTGCTCTGTGGGCATTTGGTTTTGCCATGGTGCAGGTGGCTTCAAGCTATGAGCGGGCGTTTTTTTGGGTTCGAGTTGCCGCCGTGGGACGGACGATAGGGTGTAGCCTTTTCCTCCACTGGGTGCTTACGGTCAGTCAGAGTCGATGGCTTAAGAACAGGTGGTTTCCGGTGTGGTTGTACCTTCCGGCCGGGGTCAACATCCTTGTTTTTGGGTTTTGGTCAGGAGTTTCGGAGGCGCTGTACCGATTTGAGAAGACACCGTTTGGTTGGGTGGCTTTACCGGCCCCACACTTCTGGAACGATTTTTACAGTGGATATGTGGCGGTTTATATTCTCCTTGGGGTGATGCTCCTCTTTGGGTGGGGAAAGAGGGCGAAGGAAGCTCGCATCAGGCGACAGGCTTACGCCATAGCCAGTGCCATTTTGGTGGTGTTTATCGTGGCCTGGACGATGGATCGAATCGTGGCGGTATTTTTTCGGGTCCATTACCCTCCGGTTGCACCGATACTCATCCTTTTCCCCTTCATCGTGATTTACGTCACCATGTTTCGCCGGCAGGTCTTTTTTTCACTTCCCACGCGTTCTGAAGGAGCCCAGAAGGGGGAGATCCTGGACCGACTGGAGAAGATTCGCCTTTACTCCTTCCTTTCCTTGGTGTATGTTCTCGATGGGGTGGCCTACGTCCTGTACACCCACTTGGTGCTTCGGTATCCTTTAGAGACGGCTTTTCCCTGGGGAGCGTTATTTATCCTTCTGGGGATGGCTGTCCACTATTTGGGGACGCTCAATGTAGAAGAAACGGTGCGAGACCTCCTCTATGTGGGACTCGTTTCTTTTATTGCTCTTCTTCTTGCTCCCCGGGTACACTTCCTGGGTGAAGTCCTGTACGCTTCCTTTTTCTTCACCGCGGTGGTGGTGGCAGTTCTTCTCAGTAACCCCTTCCTCTTTGTGTTGCAAGGGGCCCTCATGGGGGGAATCCTCCTCTTTTTGTGGCGGTGGAGTTTGCCGTTTCTGCCTGCGGATGGATTAGTGAACTTCCAGACTCTCCTTTTTTCGTTTCTCCTTTTCTTTGTCCTCTCCTTGTATGTCCACCGGGTGTACCGACGGCGTCTCAGGCAGAGCCAGATTCAGCTCGAACGAGAACAGGTGGTGGGAACGTTGTCGACCTTGCTTGCCGACTTGAATTACGCCGATTTTGAACAGGGATTCCCCAGAGTTCTTCAGGCAATGGGTTACTCCGGTTGTTTCCATCGTAGCTCGTTTTTCCTCTTTTCTCCGGTGGGGAAAGAATTGATGGAAGTGTCGAGGTGGTGTTACGGGGAGGGGTGTCCTAAAGGATTCCCAGATTTTTCGGGCTTTGCCCTGCTTTTAGAGAAAGGAAAAGGTGGGGAGGGATTCACCGTGGATTTTTCAGGAACACCCCTTGAGCGGGAGTTTCTGTCTCAGGTAGGTGTGGAAACGGTCTTCCTTCAACCGGTGAAAAGAGGCGGGGAAATTCTGGGGTTTTTGGGGTGTGGGATCAAAAATGGGAGCAGTCGGGAGTCATCGTGTCCGGACCTGATTCGGGTCCTTTCTCACCGGATGACGGATGCCTTCATGCGGATCATTCAGGAAAAGCACCTCCACCATGCTATCCTGTACGATTCCCTCACCGGGCTTCCCAACCGGATTCTTTTCGGGGAACACCTGGAAAAAGCAATCCAGCTGGCCCGGCGAACCGGGAAGGTGTTGGGGATCCTCCTTTTGGACCTTGACGATTTTAAAACCATCAATAACTCCGAAGGACACGAAGTGGGCGACCGATTATTACAGCATTTGGCCCATCGCCTGATGCGGTGTGTACGGGAGCAGGACACCGTAGCCCGTTTTGGAGGTGATGAATTCCTGGTGCTCTTTCCCCAGCTTGACTATTTGGAAGAGGTGTTACCTGTGGTGGAACGAATTCTGGCATCGTTTCGACAACCCTTTGTTCTTGAAGACCAGGAGTTCTTTCTCACCGCCAGTATCGGGATTGCCCAGTACCCTAAGGACGGGGAAACACCCCAAGACCTCATCAAAAACGCAGATCTTGCCATGTACGTGGCGAAGGGTCAGCGGGGAAACGGGTATGCCTTTTGTTCATTGGAAATCAGAGAACAGGCTCTTGCCCAGAAAAATTTGATTATTGGGCTTTACCGGGCTCTGGAACGAAAGGAATTCCTCCTCTACTATCAACCTCAGGTGAACGCTCGAAGGGGGAACATCGTGGGGGTGGAAGCACTTTTGCGCTGGAATCATCCCCAGATGGGAATCGTATTGCCAAGAACTTTTGTTCCCCTGGCTGAACAAACTGGCCTCATGGTACCCATCGGGGAGTGGGTATTGCAGGTTTCCTGCGCACAGGTGGTACGCTGGCAGAAGGAAAGCGCTTTCCCGTTACGTCTTTCGGTGAATCTCTCCACCACCCAGCTGCGGGATGCGGAACTGGTCAGGAAGGTGGAACGAATTTTGACTGAAACTGACTTTGACCCCCGGTATCTTGACCTTGAAATTACGGAGACCATGTTCCTTCATGATCCAGAACATACGAGCCAAATTTTGCACGCTCTGCGACGCCTGGGAGTCGGTGTTACGCTGGACGATTTTGGAGTGGAGTATTCGTGGTTCACCCGCCTGAAAACCCTTCCAGTAGACCGGATTAAGATTGACCGCTCTTTTCTCAAAGATTTCCCGGATAACCCCAACCACCAGGAACTTGTGAGAGGAATCATTCGCATGGCCCGTTCCCTGAATATCCAGGTTATCGCCGAAGGGGTGGAAACCGAGGAACAGGTTGTGTTTTTGCTCAAGGAGGGTTGTGAAACGGTGCAGGGA
- a CDS encoding EAL domain-containing protein, with product MFLTSMVTVVMLFVFYSALSVAVYLSSHFHKRVEIHLAHTICVLLAVWSLGLALVRIAPSYEKALFWQRISATGWTTIYSVFLHLSLILSSAHLSRKWWVLVLTYFPASLSLFAFSILPGVAQRVQHLALMHSTWVVLPVADFWNRFFELYCTTSVGISSFLIFRMGWKLNHSKEKKSTTFFIFSLLCAMTLGMIFDRFSMPRRFPELSNLAPVMALFPLTVFAQTIRNSQNFWILRKKRWRQQVTQGEILSEADKASLYQFLAGIHILTGFGYATLAVLAQRPAVTNRVLWGVLMLFLGMSTSYLTSLEISEKSRDSISGAILALSAFFLWFEITTVLGRVDVFLSLVILPFLFPAILSGNRWALFMGGAVLFLVQTYTWTSLQSEGNHPEAVLTQILVTVLSGLAILATLFIRQVYLRRLEENRKQLQIQELIAGVSSQFIGPQPQNVKENLQSALCIIATQLNMPWGFLEVSSEEGSVLRRIHLEDGPLWVEPDELTFLRAQTENGTPLWLDSAHLSPLEERHLGQLFAREMLRAIVAIPLQNKDVRCGLLVLGTRDKVAWSKYGQESLRILGNVLVEALARMKAEKRLEHMALYDSLTELPNRVLFLDRLTKAMQRAKRTGKLVAVAFLDIDSFKLINDSEGHEVGDQLLKQVAQRFSSCIREHDTIARFGGDEFLIVFDNLNQFNEIPPMVERITEEIQKPFFIGNQEFLITASCGIALYPGDGESPEELIQAADLAMYAAKATGEGRYAFCSPHLKAEVQQKQTLTSGLYKAIEREELTIYYQPQVEVTTGSIVGLEALLRWNHPELGLLLPGSFIPLAEQKGLIIPIGEWVLKKACSQITSWQKKGVSIPRLGVNLSPVQLRDPQLVQKVHRTLSETALPPEILELEVTESAIFHNPDEAIALLQNLKNLGVRIALDDFGVGYSSLIRLKMLPVDRIKLDRRFFHNAPYNLRDRTIAESIIQLARSIDAAVIAEGVETETQLQFVTEQGCYEVQGFYYYHPLPPEEIEALLLKGVKH from the coding sequence ATGTTTTTAACCAGCATGGTCACGGTCGTTATGCTGTTCGTTTTCTACTCTGCTCTGTCTGTGGCGGTGTACCTTTCCAGCCATTTCCACAAAAGGGTGGAAATCCATCTCGCTCACACCATATGTGTTCTCCTTGCGGTATGGTCGCTGGGACTGGCTCTGGTACGAATTGCTCCCTCCTATGAAAAGGCGCTCTTCTGGCAGCGGATATCAGCCACAGGCTGGACCACAATATACAGTGTGTTCCTCCACCTTTCCCTCATCCTGAGTTCGGCTCACCTTTCCAGAAAGTGGTGGGTTCTGGTTCTCACCTATTTTCCAGCCTCTTTGAGTCTCTTCGCCTTTTCCATCCTTCCTGGAGTTGCCCAAAGGGTCCAGCATCTGGCACTGATGCACTCGACCTGGGTGGTCCTCCCGGTTGCGGATTTCTGGAATCGTTTTTTTGAACTGTACTGCACCACTTCGGTGGGCATTTCCAGCTTCCTCATTTTTAGGATGGGATGGAAATTGAATCATTCAAAAGAGAAAAAGAGTACGACCTTTTTTATCTTCTCTCTTCTTTGCGCCATGACCCTGGGTATGATTTTCGACCGGTTCTCGATGCCCCGGCGTTTTCCTGAGTTATCCAATCTGGCGCCAGTCATGGCACTCTTCCCTCTCACGGTATTTGCCCAAACCATACGAAACAGTCAGAATTTCTGGATCCTCAGGAAAAAGCGCTGGAGACAACAGGTCACCCAGGGAGAAATCTTGAGTGAAGCTGACAAAGCCTCCCTCTACCAGTTCCTGGCTGGAATACACATCCTCACCGGCTTTGGTTACGCCACTCTGGCGGTGCTCGCCCAGCGGCCTGCCGTAACCAACCGGGTCCTCTGGGGAGTGCTCATGCTGTTTCTGGGAATGAGCACGAGCTACCTGACTTCCCTGGAGATATCGGAGAAAAGCCGCGATAGTATATCCGGTGCTATTTTGGCTCTTTCAGCTTTTTTCCTCTGGTTTGAAATCACCACCGTCCTTGGAAGAGTAGACGTTTTCCTTTCCCTGGTTATCCTGCCCTTTCTCTTTCCCGCAATTCTTTCGGGCAATCGCTGGGCTTTATTCATGGGAGGGGCGGTGCTCTTCCTGGTCCAGACCTATACCTGGACCAGCCTCCAATCCGAGGGAAACCATCCTGAAGCCGTGCTCACCCAGATTCTGGTCACCGTCCTCTCTGGTTTAGCCATCCTGGCAACCCTTTTCATCCGCCAGGTGTACCTGAGACGTCTGGAAGAAAACCGAAAGCAGCTGCAAATCCAGGAATTGATTGCCGGTGTCTCGTCCCAATTCATCGGGCCTCAACCCCAGAATGTCAAGGAAAACCTGCAGAGCGCCCTGTGCATCATAGCGACACAGCTCAACATGCCCTGGGGCTTTCTTGAGGTATCAAGCGAAGAAGGAAGCGTACTCCGCAGGATCCATCTTGAAGACGGCCCTCTTTGGGTTGAACCAGACGAACTGACCTTTCTCAGGGCCCAAACCGAAAATGGAACACCCCTTTGGCTGGATAGTGCCCACCTTTCTCCCCTCGAAGAACGCCATCTGGGTCAACTTTTCGCCCGGGAAATGCTACGCGCCATAGTGGCTATTCCGCTTCAGAATAAAGACGTGCGCTGTGGCCTTCTTGTCCTGGGTACGCGAGATAAGGTGGCATGGTCAAAATACGGACAGGAGTCGCTCAGGATTCTGGGAAATGTACTGGTGGAAGCACTGGCCAGAATGAAAGCCGAAAAGCGGCTTGAACACATGGCCCTCTATGACTCCCTGACCGAGCTTCCCAATCGAGTGCTTTTCCTGGATCGCCTGACGAAAGCCATGCAGCGGGCCAAACGAACCGGGAAACTGGTGGCGGTAGCTTTCCTGGACATTGATTCCTTCAAGCTGATTAACGACTCCGAAGGCCATGAAGTCGGTGACCAGCTCCTCAAACAGGTTGCCCAGCGTTTTTCTAGCTGCATACGCGAACACGACACCATCGCCCGCTTTGGAGGCGATGAATTCCTGATTGTGTTCGACAACCTTAATCAGTTCAATGAAATACCACCCATGGTGGAGCGGATCACAGAGGAAATTCAGAAACCTTTTTTCATCGGAAACCAGGAATTCCTGATTACGGCAAGCTGCGGAATTGCCCTGTATCCTGGCGATGGGGAATCCCCCGAAGAACTCATCCAGGCTGCGGATTTAGCCATGTACGCGGCTAAAGCAACCGGTGAAGGCCGCTATGCTTTTTGTTCTCCCCATTTGAAAGCCGAAGTCCAGCAAAAACAAACCCTGACCAGCGGCCTCTACAAAGCAATAGAGCGGGAGGAACTCACGATCTATTACCAGCCCCAAGTAGAAGTCACAACCGGCAGCATCGTGGGACTGGAAGCGCTTTTGCGTTGGAACCATCCCGAACTCGGATTACTCCTACCAGGGTCGTTCATTCCCCTGGCCGAGCAAAAAGGGCTCATCATCCCCATTGGAGAATGGGTACTCAAAAAAGCTTGTTCTCAGATCACTTCTTGGCAGAAAAAGGGTGTTTCCATTCCTCGCTTAGGGGTCAACCTCTCTCCCGTTCAGCTCCGTGACCCGCAACTGGTGCAAAAAGTACACCGAACGCTCAGTGAAACCGCTCTCCCTCCAGAAATCCTTGAGCTTGAGGTCACCGAAAGCGCCATTTTCCACAATCCCGATGAAGCCATTGCTCTCCTGCAAAATCTGAAAAACCTGGGGGTACGCATTGCCCTGGATGACTTTGGGGTGGGATACTCCTCGCTTATCCGATTGAAAATGCTCCCCGTTGACCGCATCAAACTGGACCGGCGTTTCTTCCACAACGCCCCGTACAACCTCCGGGATCGCACCATTGCCGAAAGCATCATCCAGCTGGCTCGGTCCATCGACGCTGCCGTGATTGCCGAAGGGGTGGAAACGGAGACGCAACTTCAGTTTGTGACGGAACAGGGATGCTACGAAGTTCAGGGATTCTACTATTACCATCCCCTACCCCCTGAAGAAATCGAAGCACTGCTTTTGAAGGGAGTAAAACACTGA
- a CDS encoding ClC family H(+)/Cl(-) exchange transporter: MRISKRRSRKRVGGLVDGILVGVLSGGAVVCYRLGLEMVARWTGLFRLSASSNRFLLFLFFCFLFLGGWAVGIMVRWEPLTAGSGIPHVKGVLQGALPSVWWRILLVKFAGGLLGIGAGLSLGREGPSVQIGAMVGQGWGTYRRDRNRIPLFVTAGASAGIAASFGAPLSGVVFALEELHRGFSSLVLVASMTASLTADVLSRSVFGMEPILDFHLEHPFPLHQYGLILLLALLLGVLGVVFNRVLLETQDFFLSLRWVSPSFQPVPIFILAGVLGFVFPQVLGGGHHLIASLPQDPYPWSALLLLVLVKFWFTMGSYASSTPGGIFFPLLTIGALLGGLWGKLFTGVMSLDFVALGMAGYFSAITRAPLTGILLILELTGSWSHLPVIALTCLLAYVVADLLGGKLIYDVLLKRLEARYSPGEGLQFEQSPRAAE, from the coding sequence ATGCGCATCTCCAAAAGACGCAGTCGCAAAAGGGTAGGGGGACTTGTAGACGGAATACTGGTGGGTGTGCTCTCTGGTGGGGCGGTGGTTTGCTATCGACTTGGTCTTGAGATGGTGGCCCGGTGGACGGGGTTATTCCGGCTCTCTGCCTCTTCGAACCGGTTCCTTTTATTTCTGTTCTTTTGTTTTCTCTTTCTTGGTGGATGGGCAGTTGGTATCATGGTCCGGTGGGAACCGCTGACTGCGGGGAGTGGCATTCCCCATGTGAAAGGGGTTTTGCAGGGTGCCCTTCCCTCGGTATGGTGGCGAATTCTCCTCGTCAAATTTGCGGGAGGGCTGCTGGGAATAGGGGCCGGTTTGTCTTTGGGCCGGGAAGGACCTTCGGTACAAATTGGGGCTATGGTTGGGCAGGGGTGGGGAACGTACCGCCGTGATCGAAATAGAATCCCTCTTTTTGTCACTGCTGGAGCTAGTGCCGGGATTGCGGCTTCCTTTGGCGCCCCCCTAAGCGGAGTGGTGTTTGCCCTGGAAGAATTGCACCGGGGGTTTTCGTCCCTCGTTCTGGTTGCCTCCATGACTGCATCGCTCACCGCAGATGTCCTGTCCCGGAGTGTCTTCGGGATGGAGCCTATTCTCGATTTTCACCTCGAACATCCCTTTCCGCTGCATCAGTATGGTTTGATTCTCCTTTTGGCGCTTCTTTTGGGCGTTCTGGGTGTGGTGTTCAACCGGGTGCTCCTTGAAACCCAGGACTTCTTTCTGAGCTTGCGGTGGGTGTCCCCATCTTTTCAGCCGGTTCCGATTTTTATTTTGGCGGGAGTTTTGGGGTTTGTTTTCCCCCAGGTTTTAGGTGGTGGACACCACCTCATCGCTTCGTTGCCTCAAGACCCATATCCGTGGTCAGCCCTTTTGCTGCTTGTGCTCGTCAAGTTCTGGTTCACCATGGGAAGCTATGCTTCTTCTACGCCAGGGGGAATTTTCTTCCCCCTCCTTACCATCGGAGCGCTTCTGGGAGGACTCTGGGGAAAGCTATTCACCGGAGTTATGTCCCTGGACTTCGTGGCTCTGGGTATGGCCGGGTACTTTTCGGCCATTACCAGAGCACCCCTCACCGGTATCCTTTTAATCCTTGAACTCACCGGTTCCTGGTCTCACCTTCCGGTCATAGCACTCACCTGTCTTCTTGCCTATGTGGTCGCTGACCTTCTGGGAGGAAAACTAATTTATGATGTTCTCCTGAAGCGCCTCGAGGCGCGTTACTCTCCCGGTGAAGGTCTGCAATTCGAGCAATCGCCCCGTGCTGCGGAGTGA
- the gltX gene encoding glutamate--tRNA ligase → MDKVRVRFAPSPTGFLHLGGARTALFNWAFARKMEGTFILRIEDTDVVRSTEESVEVILESLEWLGLHWDEGPRVGGPCGPYYQSERLSFYREYAEKLFQAGLAYRCYCTPEELEKRREETVKKGQSWRYDRKCYHLLAAEEEEFQKAGRKPVLRFFIPEGETTFQDMLRGEVAFQNRELDDFVIMKSDGMPTYNFACVVDDALMRITHVIRGDDHISNTPRQVLLYRALGFPVPEFAHIPMILGKDRTRLSKRHGSPSVTYYRDKGYLPEAMLNYLARLSWASGEEEKEIFSREEIIERFSLSQVTKHAAVFDLDKLNWMNGVYIRESENQYLVSILKDILLREGRFREGDFTPEFLSYLEGVMVIMKDRLKYLGQLLEEADYFFREDFAFHPEAFEKILLAEGADRILRECLNTLRGLSPFTLETLEDAIRKKAETLGVKAASLIHPLRIAVSGQKVGPGLFELLAVLGKDRVISRIERALRVIEERKQSR, encoded by the coding sequence ATGGATAAGGTGCGGGTACGGTTTGCACCCAGTCCCACCGGGTTTTTGCACCTCGGAGGGGCGCGGACGGCACTCTTTAACTGGGCCTTTGCCCGAAAGATGGAGGGAACCTTTATCCTCCGCATTGAAGATACCGACGTGGTGCGCTCTACTGAAGAGTCGGTGGAGGTCATTTTGGAAAGCCTGGAATGGTTGGGCCTCCACTGGGATGAAGGTCCCCGGGTGGGTGGTCCTTGTGGCCCTTATTATCAGAGTGAACGGCTTTCCTTCTATCGGGAATACGCGGAGAAACTTTTCCAGGCTGGTTTGGCCTACCGGTGTTACTGTACTCCGGAAGAACTGGAAAAGCGCCGGGAGGAAACGGTGAAAAAGGGTCAGAGCTGGCGCTACGATCGGAAATGTTACCACCTCCTCGCGGCGGAGGAAGAGGAATTCCAGAAAGCGGGTCGTAAACCAGTTTTGCGCTTTTTCATCCCCGAGGGGGAGACCACCTTCCAGGACATGCTGCGAGGGGAAGTGGCTTTTCAGAATCGGGAACTGGATGACTTTGTGATCATGAAATCGGATGGAATGCCCACCTACAATTTTGCCTGTGTAGTGGACGACGCCTTAATGCGGATTACCCATGTGATCCGGGGTGATGACCACATCTCCAACACCCCCCGCCAGGTGCTTCTATATCGCGCCCTGGGATTTCCGGTGCCCGAATTTGCCCACATCCCCATGATTTTAGGTAAAGACCGCACCCGCCTTTCCAAACGCCACGGTTCCCCTTCGGTTACCTACTACCGGGATAAGGGGTATTTGCCGGAAGCCATGCTCAACTATCTGGCTCGCCTCTCCTGGGCCAGCGGTGAAGAGGAAAAGGAAATTTTCAGTCGGGAGGAAATCATTGAGCGTTTTTCTCTGTCTCAGGTCACCAAACACGCTGCGGTGTTTGACCTCGATAAACTCAACTGGATGAACGGGGTCTACATCCGGGAAAGCGAGAACCAGTACCTGGTTTCCATTTTGAAAGATATTCTGTTGCGGGAAGGGCGCTTCCGGGAGGGAGATTTCACCCCTGAGTTTCTCTCCTACCTTGAAGGGGTTATGGTCATCATGAAGGACCGCCTGAAATACCTGGGGCAGCTTCTGGAAGAGGCAGACTACTTTTTCCGGGAGGATTTTGCCTTTCACCCTGAAGCCTTCGAAAAAATCCTTCTGGCCGAAGGAGCCGACCGGATTTTGCGGGAATGCCTCAACACCCTGCGGGGACTTTCACCTTTCACCCTGGAAACCCTGGAGGATGCCATCCGTAAAAAGGCCGAAACCCTTGGTGTCAAGGCCGCTTCCCTCATCCATCCCTTACGGATTGCGGTCTCCGGGCAAAAGGTTGGTCCTGGCCTTTTTGAGCTTCTGGCCGTGCTTGGTAAAGACCGGGTGATTTCCCGCATTGAGCGGGCTCTGCGGGTTATCGAGGAACGGAAGCAATCGCGTTAA
- a CDS encoding DUF433 domain-containing protein, with protein MTVDELLEAYPRLRREDILRALAHSAEILAGEKRIVP; from the coding sequence ATGACTGTCGACGAACTCCTTGAGGCATATCCCCGCTTGAGGCGAGAGGATATTTTGAGGGCCCTGGCGCATTCTGCTGAAATCCTGGCTGGAGAAAAACGCATTGTTCCCTGA
- a CDS encoding ribonuclease H-like domain-containing protein, producing MRVAVIDIETCGFMEELEYPDYQYLKNRGREKTDEEVERGLSFNPFLAHVIALALVHVADDHIEEGVVYYLSKEEDKAWVEEKTVGGEEIEIHYHPVPCVKIPRDVADGERMILEGFNLEIQESERLVTYNGRSFDLPFLRLRSMLYNLPVRKELELSRYGRGGDFHLDLVEFLFAREGERLSLDFVARRFGIEIGKGTMDGSKVHEVFLRGGYREIARYNCNDALMTALLYLRLLPYIGEEEVNLPSERQIDYLAKLLSRLEGREKEAARQIFVWFQESGVLTRDGASRLIDYLKSLHG from the coding sequence ATGCGTGTTGCAGTGATTGATATTGAAACCTGTGGATTTATGGAAGAACTGGAGTACCCCGATTATCAGTACTTAAAAAATCGGGGACGGGAAAAGACCGACGAAGAGGTGGAGCGGGGGTTATCGTTCAATCCTTTTCTGGCCCATGTGATTGCTCTGGCCCTGGTGCATGTTGCGGATGACCACATTGAAGAGGGAGTGGTGTACTACCTCTCAAAGGAAGAGGATAAAGCATGGGTGGAGGAGAAAACCGTGGGAGGGGAAGAGATTGAAATTCACTACCATCCGGTGCCCTGTGTGAAGATTCCCAGGGATGTGGCGGATGGGGAGCGGATGATTTTAGAGGGTTTTAATCTGGAAATCCAGGAAAGCGAGCGGCTGGTGACCTATAATGGGCGGAGCTTTGACCTGCCGTTTCTGCGTTTGCGAAGCATGCTATATAACCTTCCGGTGCGTAAAGAACTGGAGCTCTCCCGTTACGGAAGGGGAGGAGATTTTCATCTTGATTTGGTGGAGTTCCTTTTTGCCAGAGAGGGGGAACGATTGAGTCTGGATTTCGTTGCCCGGCGGTTTGGGATTGAAATCGGTAAGGGCACCATGGATGGGTCAAAAGTGCACGAGGTGTTTTTACGTGGGGGATACCGGGAAATCGCCCGGTATAACTGTAACGACGCGCTCATGACTGCCCTTTTGTATTTGCGGCTTTTGCCCTATATAGGGGAGGAAGAGGTGAACCTTCCCAGCGAACGGCAGATTGACTACCTGGCGAAGCTCTTAAGCCGGCTGGAGGGGAGAGAAAAAGAGGCGGCCCGCCAGATTTTCGTTTGGTTTCAGGAAAGTGGAGTGCTCACCCGGGATGGGGCCAGCCGATTGATCGACTATTTAAAGTCCCTGCATGGGTGA
- a CDS encoding DUF362 domain-containing protein has protein sequence MSVPVYFLSLRATSENDSVLLRLKKLTRHLVEGKVAKNDFVAVKLHFGERGNHGFIRPVFVRSIVEAIREAGAKPFLTDTNTLYTGFRHNAVDHLETALFHGFGYPAVPAPLIIADGLRGNDEVEVKVEGNHFQTVKIARAIHEADFLFALTHVKGHMETGLGGAIKNLGMGCASRAGKQMQHGETFFPQPQEEKCIGCQRCIRHCPTQALFLNERKKAGLKRELCIGCAECLLYCPTEAIEPSWSSSSALLQERMVEYALGVLQGKKGKCAFINFITDVSPDCDCAPWHDASLIPDVGILGSHDLLAIDQASADFIQASQGLPGTELKNALGPGTDKLLDVHPEALWQTQLDYAEKLGLGKRTYELQHV, from the coding sequence GTGTCTGTTCCAGTGTACTTCTTGAGCTTGCGCGCTACGAGTGAAAACGATTCGGTTCTTTTGCGTTTAAAAAAGCTCACCCGGCATCTGGTGGAAGGAAAAGTGGCAAAAAACGACTTTGTGGCGGTGAAACTCCATTTTGGGGAACGGGGAAACCACGGATTCATCCGGCCGGTTTTCGTCCGCTCCATCGTGGAAGCCATCCGGGAAGCTGGGGCTAAACCCTTTTTGACCGATACCAACACCCTCTACACGGGTTTTCGCCATAACGCCGTGGACCATCTGGAGACGGCTCTTTTCCATGGGTTTGGGTATCCAGCGGTGCCAGCACCGCTTATCATTGCCGATGGCTTGCGGGGGAATGACGAGGTGGAGGTGAAAGTTGAGGGGAACCACTTTCAAACCGTGAAAATCGCCCGGGCTATCCATGAAGCCGATTTTTTGTTCGCGCTGACCCATGTCAAAGGACACATGGAAACAGGTTTGGGAGGAGCCATCAAGAACCTCGGTATGGGCTGTGCCTCCCGGGCTGGAAAACAGATGCAGCACGGAGAAACTTTTTTCCCTCAACCTCAGGAAGAGAAATGCATTGGTTGCCAGCGCTGTATTCGGCACTGTCCTACGCAGGCCCTCTTTTTAAATGAGCGAAAAAAGGCTGGACTCAAGAGGGAGCTGTGCATTGGCTGTGCGGAGTGTTTACTCTACTGCCCCACTGAAGCGATTGAGCCATCCTGGTCCTCTTCGAGTGCCCTGCTTCAGGAACGGATGGTGGAATATGCCTTAGGGGTTTTGCAAGGAAAGAAGGGAAAGTGTGCCTTCATCAACTTCATCACCGACGTGAGTCCCGACTGCGACTGTGCTCCCTGGCACGATGCCTCCCTCATTCCCGATGTGGGCATCCTGGGGAGTCACGACCTTTTGGCCATTGACCAGGCTTCTGCGGACTTCATCCAAGCTTCCCAGGGTTTACCGGGAACTGAGCTGAAAAACGCGCTCGGTCCGGGAACCGATAAACTTCTCGATGTCCATCCAGAAGCGTTATGGCAAACGCAACTGGACTATGCGGAAAAACTGGGTTTGGGAAAAAGAACCTACGAACTGCAACACGTTTAA